A genomic stretch from Mastacembelus armatus chromosome 12, fMasArm1.2, whole genome shotgun sequence includes:
- the LOC113124882 gene encoding growth hormone receptor-like: MAATLTMVLFFHHIFTDSWLGSASEQVFPQRHPHLTGCVSTNMETFRCRWNADTFQNLSEPGDLRLFYINKKPPHASPKEWSECPHYSTDRPNECFFNENHTSIWTYYSIQLRSSDQSILYDENLFYVQDIVQPDPPVGLNWTLLNMSVTGTYYDIMLTWKPPPSADVETGWMTLQYEVQYRDVNSDLWEVVDLVKSTHRSLYGLQTNINHEVRVRCKMLGGKDLGEFSNSVFIHISSKVSGFPVVALLIFGAVSLVAILMLIIISHQEKLMVILLPPVPGPKIRGIDPVLLKKGKLKELTSILGGPPDLRPELYNSDPWVEFIDLDIEEQNDRHAGLDTDCLMDHSMSSNCSPLSIGFRDDDSGRASCCDPDLPSDPEVSPFHPFTPNQALSKEPSCPTAPEQSSPIQDPTLGRETFYTQVSEVRSSGNVLLSPEEQTVVEKTTNTDSDKNIMEEKMKENNSFQLLAVGGDDRGYTSELNMSKMNPRSSEGDENEPCKTGGDRSSSPSPSPYCKSEATPVSPPPPPVYTVVKGIDSQNSLLLTPNSTPAPQLIIPKTMPTPDGYLTPDLLGSVTP, translated from the exons ATGGCTGCCACTCTCACCATGGTCCTCTTCTTCCATCACATCTTCACTGACTCATGGCTGGGATCGGCCTCTGAGCAAG TCTTCCCCCAGAGACACCCACATCTTACTGGCTGCGTCTCCACCAACATGGAGACTTTCCGCTGCAGATGGAATGCCGACACTTTCCAGAACCTCTCCGAGCCAGGAGACCTCCGCTTATTCTACATCAACAAAAA ACCCCCCCATGCATCCCCAAAAGAGTGGAGTGAGTGTCCTCACTACAGCACTGACCGGCCTAATGAGTGCTTCTTCAATGAGAACCACACATCCATCTGGACCTACTACAGCATCCAGCTGCGCTCGAGTGATCAGTCCATCCTCTATGACGAGAACCTCTTCTATGTTCAAGACATTG tacAACCAGATCCTCCAGTTGGCTTGAATTGGACGCTGCTGAATATGAGTGTGACTGGCACTTACTATGACATTATGCTGACCTGGAAGCCGCCTCCATCTGCAGATGTGGAGACAGGTTGGATGACACTGCAGTATGAGGTCCAGTACCGCGATGTCAACTCTGACCTGTGGGAAGTG GTCGACCTTGTGAAAAGCACACACCGTTCCCTTTATGGGCTTCAAACTAACATTAATCATGAGGTTCGGGTCCGGTGCAAAATGCTGGGTGGGAAAGACTTGGGAGAATTCAGCAACTCAGTATTCATCCACATCTCATCCAAAG TGTCAGGATTCCCAGTGGTGGCTTTGCTCATCTTTGGTGCCGTGTCTTTAGTGGCCATCCTGATGTTAATTATCATATCCCACCAGGAAAA GTTGATGGTTATTCTTTTGCCTCCTGTTCCAGGACCTAAAATAAGAGGAATTGACCCTGTACTACTTAAG AAAGGGAAGCTCAAGGAATTGACATCCATATTGGGTGGTCCCCCTGATCTGAGGCCAGAGCTGTATAACAGTGACCCCTGGGTGGAGTTCATTGATCTGGACATTGAGGAGCAGAATGACAGACACGCAGGCCTAGACACGGACTGTCTCATGGACCACTCCATGTCCTCCAACTGCTCTCCCCTCTCCATTGGTTTCAGGGATGACGACTCAGGCCGGGCTAGCTGCTGCGACCCAGATCTCCCCAGTGACCCAGAAGTGTCACCTTTCCATCCTTTCACCCCAAACCAAGCCCTCAGTAAAGAGCCTTCGTGCCCAACAGCCCCTGAGCAAAGCTCGCCAATCCAGGACCCAACTCTAGGCCGAGAGACATTTTATACCCAGGTGAGTGAAGTGAGGTCGTCTGGCAATGTGCTGCTGTCACCTGAGGAACAGACAGTGGTGGAGAAGACCACTAATACAGACTCAGATAAAAACATCATGgaagagaagatgaaagagAATAATTCGTTCCAGCTGCTGGCAGTGGGTGGTGATGACAGAGGTTACACTTCAGAGCTCAACATGAGCAAAATGAATCCAAGATCATCCGAAGGGGATGAGAATGAACCCTGCAAGACTGGAGGAGACAGGAGTTCTTCACCATCCCCATCACCTTACTGCAAATCAGAAGCTACCCCTGTGTCCCCACCACCCCCTCCTGTGTACACTGTGGTAAAGGGTATTGACAGTCAGAACAGTCTCTTATTGACACCAAACTCAACTCCAGCCCCGCAGCTGATAATCCCAAAGACCATGCCGACACCGGATGGTTACCTGACCCCTGACCTTTTGGGAAGTGTCACACCGTGA
- the ccdc152 gene encoding coiled-coil domain-containing protein 152, which produces MSKFNCVNLDKFMEKFSQLEQKITEVNGKNCMLEIMMEDANRHMKFYLTKEKSFIEERDSLLVTLSRLQQTLQEQCNLRVENERLKNEMMDMKQQIEQIAEGREADVQQLLSERRAEEERHKRELETVRQQWQAEVKDAHRKGFNQLEAKDAELKKVLEKKDLELEEMKKRLKDQERERQSELLKLQMEFGAKLARVQSTAQMSQQHQQQQHGSNLLPQTIFKRKLQFFQEEKNKEIVALRQRIKELEENQRAGLNDSRLKKRKI; this is translated from the exons ATGAGTAAGTTCAACTGCGTAAATCTTGACAAGTTTATGGAGAAGTTTTCTCAACTAGAGCAG aaaattacagaGGTTAATGGTAAAAACTGCATGTTGGAGATCATGATGGAGGACGCCAATAGACACATGAAGTTTTATCTGACCAAGGAGAAAAGTTTTATTGAAG AGAGAGACAGTCTTCTTGTCACcctcagcagactgcagcagacTCTGCAGGAGCAGTGCAACCTCAGAG TGGAGAATGAGAGACTGAAGAATGAGATGATGGACATGAAACAACAGATTGAACAAATAGCAGAG GGCAGAGAGGCTGACGttcagcagctgctcagtgaaaggagagcagaagaagagagacaCAAGAGGGAGCTAGAGACTGTAAGACAACAATGGCAGGCAGAGGTTAAGGACGCTCACAGGAAAGGATTTAACCAGT TGGAGGCTAAAGATGCTGAATTAAAGAAGGTGCTGGAGAAAAAGGatctggagctggaggagatgaagaagagACTGAAGGAtcaggagagggagaggcaaAGCGAGCTGCTGAAGTTACAGATGGAG TTTGGTGCAAAGTTAGCCAGAGTTCAGAGTACAGCTCAAATGAGCcagcaacatcagcagcagcaacatggcTCCAACCTTCTTCCTCAGACTATATTCAAGAGG AAGCTGCAGTTCTTCCAGGAGGAGAAGAACAAGGAGATTGTGGCTCTGCGTCAGAGAATCAAAGAGCTGGAAGAGAACCAGCGTGCAGGCCTCAACGACAGCCGTCTCAAAAAGCGAAAGATCTAG